Proteins encoded in a region of the Isosphaeraceae bacterium EP7 genome:
- a CDS encoding RNA polymerase sigma factor, whose product MASGQWSSVVRQVNRLWTSGTAAGQTEAQLLDRFATSGDESAFETLVARHGPMVHGVCRRLLRDPNDADDAFQATFLVLARKAGTIDDREALASWLYGVARRVSARARTDASTRRRREAAANPDRPASPDAAHQAQRRELAETVQSEVDRLPASSRAVVVLCDLSGCTHEEAAARLGWPIGTVKGRHFRARNQLKDRLARRGLAPATILSALATGSEARPIVPRALLETTARAACAYATGRETLAGLAATHAIHLAQGVTKTMFTHQIQWAAAATLATALLTAGAGVVAQGVGANSKPGDTVKAPATGDQTSVSTSSTDATSSETTPQPTAYVPPIEIQLDQRRREADAALQTLKQAAESGVKVDPKDVRLWLDRMDVANTELDRRIGARVMQVRELGAQAVKSGSDQDKLRLVWGETELKKLSNINKRGMAPVKTAWDYESDFIELEVLNARIAPAPKQDSQARYNPAKNARTAEFSQATPAGPPEAKPSPSQTTTTTEVFPPEAKPSPTQTTTTTEVTKPGDAEKQSQDAIAILNAMSKALYSGVDVDVEQADFWLKRFKKGLDEQNAAKIAKAQEDVRLQEEKVRQLGDAAAKSMTADSQVELIEARIKLAELKRIRPTSMDSYPVIREYISYRRQGGVGRFDATLSGMGGMGGGMGMGMGGGMGGMGGGMGMGMGGGQINPPNLAKSQASGWLMIARRAAQEGVEVPRNQLGEMLDLHEREAEDAMAASIESFTKSTVERLESNAKLRAGRTSPEETNPGQEEARLALQKMNLATNVSLIRRNGEANKHSFDDLRGLLETGKYTPLAPGAVAKTASVPLSNDANGPDKIDGGQKPGVIPAETTPKAQISPDEGGAKDSGPIAEIGDDPASKAVAKRLATVIDASFAEPTTLDDFLKELKARTKGDSVKELNFYIESEGFPRGVMGMTGSDKKPTITLDLHDVPASLALRLALRQLSLAYFVRDGVIYITLLRDAESLEATIKGEGITRPRPVQLKK is encoded by the coding sequence ATGGCGAGCGGACAGTGGTCGTCGGTCGTCAGGCAAGTCAACCGGCTCTGGACCTCGGGGACGGCCGCAGGCCAGACCGAGGCCCAGTTGCTCGACCGATTTGCAACCAGCGGCGATGAGTCGGCGTTCGAGACTCTGGTGGCACGCCACGGGCCGATGGTCCACGGCGTCTGCCGGCGGCTTCTGCGCGACCCGAACGACGCCGACGACGCATTCCAGGCGACGTTCCTGGTGCTGGCCCGCAAGGCGGGAACCATCGACGACCGCGAGGCGCTTGCGAGCTGGCTCTACGGCGTGGCCAGGCGGGTTTCCGCCCGGGCCCGCACCGACGCCAGCACCCGCAGGCGCCGCGAGGCCGCCGCCAATCCCGATCGCCCCGCATCCCCCGACGCCGCCCACCAGGCCCAGCGTCGAGAGCTTGCGGAGACGGTCCAGTCCGAGGTCGACCGCCTGCCGGCCTCCAGCCGAGCCGTCGTCGTCCTCTGCGACCTCTCGGGCTGCACGCACGAGGAGGCCGCCGCTCGCCTGGGCTGGCCGATAGGAACGGTGAAAGGCCGCCACTTCCGCGCCCGCAACCAGCTCAAGGACCGCCTGGCCCGCCGAGGCCTCGCCCCGGCCACCATCCTCTCTGCCCTTGCCACCGGTTCCGAAGCCCGCCCCATCGTCCCCCGAGCCTTGCTCGAAACCACGGCCCGGGCCGCCTGCGCCTACGCTACCGGCCGAGAGACCCTCGCCGGCCTGGCCGCGACGCATGCGATCCACCTCGCCCAGGGGGTCACAAAGACCATGTTCACTCATCAGATCCAGTGGGCCGCCGCCGCCACCCTGGCGACGGCCCTCCTCACCGCCGGCGCCGGAGTCGTCGCGCAAGGCGTTGGGGCGAACTCCAAGCCGGGCGACACCGTCAAGGCCCCGGCAACCGGCGATCAGACCTCCGTATCGACCAGCTCAACCGACGCGACATCGTCTGAGACAACCCCTCAGCCCACCGCGTACGTTCCGCCGATCGAGATTCAACTCGATCAACGTCGCCGTGAGGCCGACGCGGCCCTCCAGACGCTCAAGCAGGCCGCCGAATCCGGGGTCAAAGTCGATCCGAAAGACGTGAGGCTTTGGCTGGACCGAATGGATGTGGCCAACACCGAACTGGACCGCCGCATTGGGGCAAGAGTCATGCAGGTCCGCGAACTTGGAGCACAGGCCGTCAAGAGTGGGTCCGATCAGGACAAGCTCCGCCTCGTGTGGGGCGAGACCGAGTTGAAGAAGCTATCGAACATTAATAAGCGTGGAATGGCACCCGTGAAAACAGCATGGGACTACGAAAGCGACTTCATCGAGCTCGAAGTCCTGAATGCCAGAATTGCTCCCGCCCCAAAGCAAGACTCCCAGGCCAGATACAATCCTGCGAAAAATGCCAGAACCGCCGAATTTAGTCAGGCCACTCCAGCCGGTCCGCCAGAAGCCAAGCCCAGCCCCTCCCAGACAACGACGACCACCGAGGTCTTCCCGCCAGAAGCCAAGCCCAGCCCCACTCAGACAACGACGACCACCGAGGTCACCAAACCCGGCGACGCCGAGAAGCAGTCTCAGGATGCCATCGCGATCCTGAACGCCATGTCGAAGGCCCTGTACTCCGGCGTGGATGTCGACGTCGAACAGGCAGATTTCTGGCTCAAGCGATTCAAGAAAGGACTCGACGAGCAAAACGCGGCCAAGATTGCCAAGGCCCAGGAGGACGTTCGGCTCCAGGAAGAGAAGGTTCGCCAACTGGGTGATGCCGCCGCAAAATCGATGACGGCCGATTCTCAGGTCGAGCTCATCGAGGCCAGGATCAAGCTCGCGGAACTCAAGAGAATCAGACCGACCAGCATGGACTCATATCCAGTGATCAGAGAATACATCTCCTACCGTCGCCAAGGAGGGGTAGGCCGTTTCGACGCGACTCTGAGCGGCATGGGAGGAATGGGCGGCGGCATGGGAATGGGCATGGGCGGCGGCATGGGAGGTATGGGCGGCGGCATGGGAATGGGCATGGGCGGCGGTCAAATCAACCCACCCAACCTGGCAAAATCCCAGGCCTCGGGTTGGCTTATGATTGCTCGTCGCGCCGCACAGGAAGGAGTGGAAGTCCCCCGTAATCAACTCGGCGAGATGCTCGACCTTCACGAACGAGAGGCCGAGGACGCGATGGCAGCCAGTATCGAGTCGTTCACGAAGAGTACTGTGGAGCGTCTGGAATCCAACGCCAAGCTCAGGGCCGGCCGCACGTCTCCCGAAGAAACCAACCCCGGCCAGGAAGAGGCACGCCTGGCCCTCCAGAAGATGAACCTCGCCACCAATGTCTCCCTGATCAGGCGCAACGGGGAGGCGAATAAGCACTCCTTCGACGACCTTCGAGGCCTCCTGGAAACCGGCAAATACACCCCGCTGGCCCCAGGGGCGGTCGCCAAGACTGCGTCAGTTCCGTTGTCCAACGATGCGAATGGGCCGGACAAAATTGACGGCGGTCAGAAGCCTGGCGTCATTCCCGCCGAGACGACGCCCAAGGCTCAGATTTCCCCCGACGAAGGTGGGGCGAAGGACTCCGGTCCCATCGCCGAGATCGGCGACGATCCGGCTTCGAAAGCCGTCGCCAAGCGGCTTGCAACCGTCATCGATGCTTCATTCGCGGAGCCGACGACACTCGATGACTTCCTCAAGGAACTCAAAGCCAGGACCAAGGGCGACAGCGTCAAAGAGCTCAACTTCTACATCGAGTCCGAAGGGTTCCCGCGCGGTGTCATGGGAATGACTGGGTCGGATAAAAAGCCGACGATCACCCTCGACCTCCACGACGTTCCCGCCTCCCTGGCCTTGAGGCTCGCCCTGCGGCAGCTCAGCCTCGCCTACTTCGTTCGCGACGGTGTCATCTACATTACCCTGCTCAGGGACGCGGAGAGCCTCGAAGCCACCATCAAGGGCGAGGGGATCACGCGGCCCAGGCCGGTCCAGCTCAAGAAATGA
- a CDS encoding FHA domain-containing protein: MASLFVIQGADQGKRFELLASPMAMGRDQTNPIRLHDHEVSRRHAEVRPEPGGFRLVDLGSANGSFLNDRPIGSTSLKAGDRVRLGQTVMLFQDDGPPSELQKEMASRVNLLGRSSPDDRSAILRSIPAGEGSRMLTAPGSAGAWLKDRLANLAVMYQATQAISMTADVDALLPQILELVFESIGADRGAILLRDPAGELVPQVVRWRGEAPPDERLTISRTITDHVLEKGQGVITTDAPADKRFSPAASIHGLGIREAICVPIQGRHTTLGVLYADIRAANEFAAASELGRMARGGKFSRDHLKLMVAIGHQAGLAIENTELYQAKLQAERLAAVGQTIATLSHHIKNILQGIKGGSYLIDMGLKEKDDAIVRRGWTIVEKNQGKIYNLVMDMLSYSKDREPALEKADLNETVCDVCELMRTRADELGVALTWTPAADMPEIVIDPDGIHRAVLNLVTNALDAAEGIEGAKADVSTHWEAETGIARVIVADNGTGIAEDDLPGLFQIFTSTKGSRGTGLGLPVSQKIAREHGGMIEVRSGVGTGTTFIFELPTRRSPESRDSGEMATVADV, translated from the coding sequence GTGGCCTCCTTGTTCGTGATCCAGGGGGCCGACCAGGGCAAGCGATTCGAGCTGCTGGCCTCGCCCATGGCCATGGGGCGCGACCAGACCAACCCGATCCGGCTGCACGACCACGAGGTCTCCCGCAGGCACGCCGAGGTCAGGCCAGAGCCGGGCGGCTTCCGCCTCGTCGACCTCGGCTCGGCCAACGGATCGTTCCTCAACGATCGCCCCATCGGCTCCACCTCATTAAAGGCCGGCGACCGGGTCCGCCTCGGCCAGACGGTCATGCTCTTCCAGGACGACGGGCCGCCGTCGGAGCTCCAGAAGGAGATGGCCTCCAGGGTCAACTTGCTGGGCCGCTCCAGCCCCGACGACCGATCGGCGATCCTCCGCAGCATCCCGGCCGGCGAAGGCTCGCGGATGCTCACCGCCCCGGGATCGGCGGGGGCCTGGCTCAAGGACCGGCTGGCCAACCTGGCCGTCATGTATCAGGCCACCCAGGCCATCAGCATGACCGCAGACGTCGATGCGCTCCTGCCGCAGATCCTCGAGCTGGTCTTCGAGTCCATCGGCGCGGACCGAGGCGCGATCCTCCTGAGAGACCCCGCCGGCGAACTCGTCCCGCAGGTCGTCCGCTGGCGCGGGGAAGCTCCCCCCGACGAGCGGCTGACCATCTCCAGGACCATCACCGACCACGTCCTGGAGAAAGGGCAGGGGGTCATCACCACCGACGCCCCCGCCGACAAGCGATTCAGCCCCGCCGCATCCATCCATGGCCTGGGCATCCGCGAGGCCATCTGCGTCCCCATCCAGGGGCGGCACACCACCCTCGGCGTGCTCTACGCCGACATCCGCGCGGCCAATGAGTTCGCCGCCGCGAGCGAGTTGGGCCGGATGGCACGCGGGGGCAAGTTCTCGCGAGACCACCTCAAGCTGATGGTCGCCATCGGCCACCAGGCGGGGCTCGCCATCGAGAACACCGAGCTGTACCAGGCCAAGCTCCAGGCCGAGCGGCTCGCCGCCGTGGGCCAGACGATCGCCACCCTGTCCCATCATATCAAGAACATTCTGCAAGGGATCAAGGGCGGCAGCTACCTCATCGACATGGGGCTGAAGGAGAAGGATGACGCCATCGTCCGACGCGGCTGGACCATCGTCGAGAAGAACCAGGGCAAAATCTACAACCTGGTCATGGACATGCTCTCCTACTCCAAGGACCGCGAGCCCGCGCTGGAGAAGGCGGACCTCAACGAGACCGTCTGCGACGTCTGCGAGCTGATGCGCACCCGGGCCGACGAGCTGGGAGTGGCCCTGACCTGGACCCCGGCCGCCGACATGCCCGAGATCGTCATCGACCCCGACGGCATCCACCGGGCCGTCCTGAACCTGGTCACCAACGCCCTCGACGCCGCCGAGGGGATCGAAGGGGCCAAGGCCGACGTCTCGACCCACTGGGAAGCCGAGACCGGAATCGCCCGCGTGATCGTGGCCGACAACGGCACCGGCATCGCCGAGGACGATCTGCCGGGACTCTTCCAGATCTTCACCTCGACGAAGGGCTCCCGCGGCACCGGCCTCGGCCTGCCCGTCTCCCAGAAGATCGCCCGCGAGCACGGCGGCATGATCGAGGTGCGCTCGGGCGTTGGCACCGGCACCACCTTCATCTTCGAGTTGCCCACCCGACGCTCGCCCGAAAGCCGCGACTCCGGCGAGATGGCCACCGTCGCCGACGTCTGA
- a CDS encoding RNA polymerase sigma factor, which translates to MATGQWAAVVGQVNRLWTAGTSAGQTETQLLDRFATGGDESAFEALVARHGSMVHGVCRRVLRDPNDADDAFQATFLVLARKAGSLRDGALLGNWLYGVARRVSTRARADAEARRRREADAGRGAGDEPDASQAAQRRELAEMVQAEVDRLPSASRAVVVLCDLSGCSHEEAASRLGLPLGTVKSRHFRARTQLKTRLHGRGLAPEPALALLVTRTGARLVPPALLETTARAACAYAAGRLTLAGLATSHAVSLAQGVLTSMLTNQLTLAATITLSAALLTVGAGVYAQAPAGAAKADGAGLVGDGSKKPQATPTVSVKTSTDFSKTNGSSIAELGAIAVADPKSTEPVDSDPKPVPAEKPRDIQTRLNEAHTILDAMMTVQQSGANIDLNEARLWLEHLQQAIKDRDAPEIAEAKEQLRIFSLAAAKSNKADDRIRVLQATSRLAHLERKFENEANHYQFKRSTNGALMMPLTLLEEAKRNAGAIDGEEDGKVQQALTVDEQRERFAGAKRSLTMISNSLETLRQAAADGVEIPKDQLRYWLDRHKKASKRYLAFGIKQRESDAISGPLQFVDGSQVEIEGGQPTEEAKYRRELATLTAARTVASMKQRYEKGLRAFDDLQHLMETGKYDPSLVRSSEPPYGPAKVETPPLASADVNGATQAKPTGPEAGGDMESGGGGGYGGGGETSRSSVRMSVPQVGTDEASKELGRRLGEAVTMQFPQETPLEDVLKYLKTATSDVNFKGLTFYIDPEGLADAERTTTSPVSIDLDGFPLRTSLKLLLKQLGLVYMVRDGLVIITHPDRVEELDHLLGDDGFSLPSAETKGGQGGAFSNEKPDQTTPSTLKGGGLR; encoded by the coding sequence ATGGCAACCGGACAGTGGGCGGCGGTGGTCGGGCAGGTGAATCGGCTCTGGACCGCGGGAACGTCCGCGGGACAGACCGAGACTCAGCTGCTCGACCGATTTGCAACCGGCGGCGATGAGTCGGCGTTCGAGGCGCTGGTGGCTCGTCACGGGTCGATGGTTCACGGCGTCTGCCGCCGGGTTCTGCGAGACCCGAACGATGCCGACGACGCGTTTCAGGCGACGTTCCTGGTGCTGGCCCGCAAGGCGGGATCTCTGCGGGACGGGGCCCTGCTGGGCAACTGGCTCTACGGCGTGGCCCGACGGGTGTCGACCCGGGCCAGGGCCGATGCCGAGGCCCGCCGACGCCGCGAGGCCGACGCGGGCCGGGGTGCCGGCGACGAGCCCGACGCCTCGCAGGCGGCCCAGCGGCGCGAGCTTGCGGAGATGGTCCAGGCCGAGGTCGACCGCCTCCCCTCGGCCAGCCGCGCGGTGGTGGTGCTCTGCGACTTATCCGGCTGCTCGCACGAGGAAGCCGCAAGCCGCCTGGGCCTGCCGCTGGGAACGGTCAAAAGCCGCCACTTCCGAGCCCGAACCCAGCTGAAAACCCGCCTCCACGGCCGAGGGCTCGCCCCCGAGCCCGCGCTGGCCCTGCTGGTCACCCGGACCGGAGCCCGCCTCGTCCCCCCAGCGCTGCTCGAAACCACGGCCCGGGCCGCATGCGCCTACGCCGCCGGTCGACTGACCCTCGCCGGCCTGGCCACATCGCACGCGGTCTCACTCGCCCAGGGGGTGCTCACGTCCATGCTCACCAACCAACTCACCCTAGCGGCCACCATCACCCTCTCCGCCGCCCTCCTCACGGTCGGCGCCGGAGTGTATGCGCAGGCACCAGCCGGAGCCGCGAAGGCCGACGGTGCTGGCCTGGTCGGAGACGGATCGAAGAAGCCTCAGGCCACTCCGACGGTTTCGGTAAAAACCTCGACGGACTTCTCGAAGACTAACGGATCGAGCATCGCCGAACTTGGCGCGATTGCGGTGGCGGATCCGAAGTCCACCGAACCGGTCGATTCCGACCCCAAGCCGGTGCCGGCCGAGAAACCCCGGGATATTCAGACAAGACTGAACGAGGCACATACCATCCTCGACGCCATGATGACGGTTCAGCAATCCGGCGCGAATATTGATCTCAACGAGGCCAGGCTCTGGCTCGAGCACCTGCAGCAAGCAATCAAGGACCGAGACGCCCCTGAGATTGCCGAGGCCAAGGAGCAACTTCGGATTTTCTCCCTCGCGGCGGCCAAGTCGAATAAGGCAGACGATCGAATCCGGGTGCTCCAGGCAACATCACGCCTCGCCCATTTGGAGCGAAAATTCGAGAACGAGGCGAATCATTACCAATTCAAGAGATCGACCAATGGCGCCTTGATGATGCCGCTCACGTTGCTCGAGGAAGCCAAGCGGAATGCAGGCGCGATCGACGGGGAGGAGGATGGAAAGGTTCAGCAAGCGTTAACAGTCGACGAACAGCGGGAACGATTCGCCGGTGCGAAACGATCACTCACGATGATCTCGAATTCCCTCGAAACTCTTCGCCAAGCGGCCGCCGATGGCGTGGAAATTCCCAAGGACCAACTGAGGTATTGGCTCGATCGACATAAAAAAGCTTCCAAACGCTATCTGGCCTTCGGGATCAAGCAGAGGGAGAGCGACGCGATCTCTGGCCCGCTTCAATTCGTGGATGGGTCGCAAGTCGAAATCGAAGGAGGGCAGCCGACCGAGGAAGCGAAATACCGCAGAGAACTCGCGACCCTGACGGCCGCGCGGACGGTCGCGAGCATGAAGCAGCGCTATGAGAAGGGACTTCGGGCGTTTGATGACCTCCAGCATCTGATGGAGACCGGAAAATACGATCCGAGCCTGGTGCGCTCGTCGGAGCCCCCCTACGGCCCCGCTAAGGTTGAGACACCGCCCCTGGCGAGCGCCGACGTGAATGGCGCCACTCAGGCCAAGCCAACCGGCCCCGAGGCTGGGGGTGACATGGAATCGGGTGGGGGCGGAGGCTACGGCGGAGGAGGCGAAACCTCGCGGTCGTCCGTGCGGATGTCCGTCCCGCAGGTCGGAACCGACGAGGCGTCGAAGGAATTGGGGAGACGGCTTGGCGAAGCGGTCACCATGCAATTCCCGCAGGAGACGCCTCTCGAAGACGTGCTCAAATACCTCAAGACGGCGACCTCCGACGTGAACTTCAAGGGCCTCACCTTCTACATCGACCCGGAAGGCCTGGCCGACGCCGAACGGACCACCACCTCGCCCGTCTCCATCGATCTGGATGGCTTCCCCCTACGCACCAGCCTGAAGCTGTTGCTGAAACAGCTCGGCCTGGTGTACATGGTCCGCGACGGCCTGGTCATCATCACCCACCCCGACCGGGTCGAGGAACTCGACCACCTCCTCGGCGATGACGGCTTCAGCCTGCCCAGCGCCGAGACCAAGGGAGGTCAGGGCGGCGCTTTCTCCAACGAGAAGCCCGACCAGACGACTCCGTCCACGCTCAAGGGCGGCGGCCTGAGATGA